In Providencia zhijiangensis, a single window of DNA contains:
- a CDS encoding hemin ABC transporter substrate-binding protein: MKQWLLMVITLATSLVAHGADRLVTLGGDVTEIVYALGAQGSLVGRDSSSLHPEQATKLPDVGYMRTLNPEGVLSLRPTLVLASELSQPSIALTQIEKSGVKVVKVTGKPKLEAIPEKITTIANAVGLPENGKKLVEQFNTELLAVPTSPLNKKVVFLMSHGGVQPMAAGQQTAADSMIKAVGAQNAMHNFTSYRPLSQEGLIYSQPDLVVVSEQGVKSLGGIDKVWELPGLALTPAGKNRALLVVDDTGMLSFSLSTPKVMQQLREALEKSE, from the coding sequence ATGAAACAATGGCTTCTAATGGTAATCACACTGGCAACCTCGTTGGTTGCCCATGGCGCTGACCGCTTAGTGACACTCGGCGGTGATGTAACTGAAATAGTCTATGCGCTTGGCGCACAAGGCAGTCTGGTTGGGCGCGACAGTAGCAGTTTACATCCAGAGCAAGCAACTAAATTGCCCGATGTCGGCTATATGCGAACACTGAATCCGGAAGGCGTACTCTCTTTGCGTCCAACGTTGGTGCTCGCCAGTGAGCTTTCCCAACCTTCAATCGCATTAACCCAAATTGAAAAAAGCGGTGTTAAAGTGGTCAAAGTGACCGGAAAACCGAAATTAGAAGCCATTCCTGAAAAAATTACCACCATCGCTAATGCGGTGGGTTTACCCGAGAACGGAAAAAAGTTAGTCGAACAATTTAATACCGAGCTACTTGCCGTTCCAACCAGCCCTTTGAATAAAAAAGTGGTTTTCTTGATGAGTCATGGCGGCGTACAGCCGATGGCAGCAGGGCAACAAACTGCAGCAGATAGCATGATCAAGGCCGTTGGTGCACAAAATGCCATGCATAATTTCACCAGTTACCGGCCGCTTTCCCAAGAAGGTTTGATTTACAGCCAACCCGACCTCGTTGTCGTGTCTGAACAAGGAGTGAAATCACTCGGTGGTATTGATAAGGTTTGGGAATTACCGGGGTTAGCACTCACTCCGGCAGGAAAAAATCGCGCGCTTTTAGTCGTGGATGATACTGGAATGCTGAGCTTCAGCTTAAGTACGCCCAAGGTCATGCAGCAGTTAAGAGAGGCGTTAGAAAAAAGCGAATGA
- a CDS encoding cyanate transporter, which yields MKKPLSASFGLILTIALVGINLRPFMTGPGPVIDNIIQTTGMSYQSVSLLTLIPMLLMGFGALVVPALNQKLGDKLGISLAMLLLLIGSFCRLFVSDANALLMTAFLCGMGAAYIQAVFPGLIKFSFPQKMAAMTGLYSATLMVGGALGAQLTPLITHISGNWQSGLAWLALPALIALIAVIINIRSSDTKNIPAQLSVLTYLKQPRAWLLMAGFGLVNAGYATAVTWLAPFFQQQGFSATKSGSLVAVLTIFQAAAALMIPILASHNIDRRFWLTVTLVSQALGFAGLILFPNSIPLLWVGLLGCGLGGCFALTIITSLDHIPHPASAGILTALMQAGGFIIAAFGPLVAAALQQFSHSFTPVWLLHCVLVMMTLLLFLRLNPKVYHQIFSVK from the coding sequence ATGAAAAAACCACTTTCTGCCTCTTTTGGCTTGATTCTGACGATTGCCCTTGTCGGTATCAATTTACGCCCTTTTATGACAGGGCCTGGGCCCGTCATCGATAATATCATTCAAACCACCGGAATGAGCTACCAGAGCGTTTCGCTGTTAACGCTGATCCCCATGTTACTCATGGGTTTTGGGGCTTTGGTCGTCCCCGCGTTAAATCAAAAATTGGGCGATAAATTGGGGATTAGCCTCGCGATGTTACTGCTGCTGATAGGCTCTTTCTGCCGATTATTTGTTTCTGATGCGAACGCACTGTTAATGACCGCATTTTTGTGTGGAATGGGAGCAGCTTATATTCAAGCGGTTTTTCCCGGCTTGATAAAGTTTTCGTTTCCGCAAAAAATGGCCGCCATGACGGGGTTATATTCAGCCACGCTCATGGTCGGTGGCGCGCTGGGAGCGCAATTAACACCGCTAATTACCCACATTTCTGGGAATTGGCAAAGTGGGCTCGCATGGCTTGCATTGCCAGCACTGATCGCTCTGATTGCCGTCATCATAAATATTCGTTCTTCAGACACGAAAAATATACCTGCTCAGCTGAGTGTATTAACCTATCTTAAGCAGCCCAGAGCGTGGCTATTAATGGCGGGATTTGGTTTAGTGAATGCGGGTTACGCAACTGCCGTGACATGGCTGGCGCCTTTCTTTCAACAACAAGGTTTCAGTGCTACAAAAAGCGGTTCTCTGGTGGCGGTTTTAACCATTTTCCAAGCGGCTGCGGCACTGATGATCCCGATATTAGCGTCCCATAATATTGACCGCCGTTTTTGGCTCACTGTGACGCTGGTAAGCCAAGCCTTGGGATTTGCCGGGTTAATCCTGTTTCCTAACTCGATACCGTTGCTGTGGGTGGGTCTATTGGGCTGTGGTTTGGGTGGCTGCTTCGCCTTAACCATTATTACCTCTTTAGATCATATCCCCCACCCTGCTAGCGCGGGGATCCTGACGGCCTTAATGCAAGCAGGCGGCTTTATCATCGCCGCTTTTGGACCTTTAGTTGCGGCAGCATTACAGCAATTTAGCCACAGTTTTACCCCTGTTTGGTTGCTGCACTGTGTCCTGGTTATGATGACTTTACTGCTATTTTTGCGTTTAAATCCTAAAGTATATCACCAGATTTTTAGCGTGAAATAA
- a CDS encoding nucleoside deaminase — protein MLDKQFLQHAITLASDNVAAGGRPFGAVVVKNGQIIATGVNQMLERHDPTAHAELLALRQAGEALNSIRLDDCTVYASGQPCPMCLAAIRMSGIKRVVYAYSNQDAEPFGLSTEAIAEALRVSPDQQSGLQFIQLKPKDETQSMLYQTWWQRHHA, from the coding sequence ATGCTCGATAAACAATTTTTACAACATGCAATCACCCTCGCCTCTGACAATGTCGCCGCAGGTGGACGCCCATTTGGTGCAGTGGTCGTCAAAAATGGGCAAATTATTGCCACTGGCGTGAACCAAATGTTGGAACGACACGACCCGACTGCACACGCTGAATTACTCGCATTACGCCAAGCGGGAGAGGCGCTAAATAGCATCAGACTCGATGATTGCACCGTCTATGCTAGCGGTCAGCCTTGCCCGATGTGCCTTGCTGCGATCCGGATGTCTGGCATTAAACGTGTCGTTTATGCCTATTCGAACCAAGATGCTGAACCTTTTGGATTGTCGACAGAGGCGATAGCTGAAGCATTAAGAGTTTCTCCTGACCAACAAAGTGGTTTGCAATTTATCCAATTAAAACCAAAGGATGAGACGCAATCCATGCTATATCAAACTTGGTGGCAACGGCATCACGCGTAA
- a CDS encoding LysR substrate-binding domain-containing protein, whose translation MNSLLNFVLLKTFVTVAETGNFTVASQQLNSTQSTLSQQVQRLESLVGQPLFVRGHRMLTLTETGEVLLGYAKNILALNDTFFMKITGNAIIQTLRLGFPEDLASGLVTPTLAAFIQAHPNVRLEVTSGLSRQLQQRYQHGELDLIIVKQRKGEFHSDYHWSEPLCWLASRQQYVLPTDSVPLIVFPENGLYRNDMFRLLDNEQRPWHITYTCTSLAGIQSAITDGLGVSLLPVRAKLPQHRILTAEEGFPPAQEMELAMHFHKESSEMVSVLAAQLAHQLEPR comes from the coding sequence ATGAATTCGTTGCTTAACTTTGTGTTATTGAAAACATTCGTTACCGTTGCAGAAACGGGAAATTTTACGGTGGCTTCACAGCAATTAAATTCAACGCAATCGACGTTGAGCCAGCAAGTTCAGCGATTGGAAAGTCTTGTTGGGCAACCGTTGTTTGTCAGGGGGCACCGGATGTTAACCCTGACAGAAACAGGGGAAGTGTTGCTGGGATATGCGAAAAATATTCTGGCACTTAATGATACGTTTTTTATGAAAATAACAGGAAATGCGATTATTCAAACTCTGCGATTAGGGTTTCCTGAAGATTTGGCATCAGGCTTAGTGACACCAACGTTGGCGGCCTTTATACAAGCGCATCCGAATGTCCGATTAGAGGTGACTAGCGGATTGAGTCGCCAACTACAGCAACGCTATCAGCACGGTGAGTTGGATTTGATCATTGTGAAACAACGAAAAGGGGAGTTTCATAGTGATTATCATTGGTCAGAGCCTCTGTGCTGGCTAGCGAGTCGCCAGCAATATGTTCTTCCCACGGATTCTGTTCCTCTGATTGTTTTTCCAGAAAATGGGCTGTACCGGAATGATATGTTTAGGTTGTTAGATAATGAGCAACGCCCTTGGCACATTACATACACCTGTACCAGTCTGGCGGGAATCCAAAGTGCGATTACCGACGGATTAGGTGTTAGCCTGTTACCCGTACGCGCTAAATTACCTCAGCATCGAATCTTGACAGCAGAAGAGGGGTTTCCTCCTGCCCAAGAGATGGAACTGGCGATGCATTTCCACAAAGAATCATCGGAGATGGTTTCAGTATTGGCGGCGCAGTTAGCTCATCAATTAGAACCGCGTTAA
- the hemP gene encoding hemin uptake protein HemP, with protein MTKPLSDIIEETTKSTSLTDFAAKNGLIESQKLLGASGKISIEHRGEIYQLRQTRTGKLILTK; from the coding sequence ATGACCAAGCCACTTTCTGACATTATTGAAGAAACCACAAAATCAACCTCATTGACTGATTTTGCTGCTAAAAATGGGCTTATTGAAAGTCAAAAATTATTAGGTGCATCAGGCAAAATTTCCATTGAGCACCGAGGTGAAATTTATCAATTGCGCCAAACTCGCACAGGTAAATTAATTCTGACCAAATAG
- a CDS encoding LysR substrate-binding domain-containing protein has translation MNSIFTEENLLTYTTAAKFASFSKAAEELGITTSAVSYTIKRIETYLDVALFIRDTRNIELTEAGYYFYRKATDLLNNFHLIKKSIDSIEQGIEARVRICINQLIYTPYHTAKLLQILKKQFGTCQITVTTEVYNGVWDAIINNHADIAIGAPGTLMDGGGIDYTEIGAIHWQFAIASSHPLALMPEPIAESQLRLYPNIMVEDTAHTINKRVGWLLHGQEAIQVPDFNTKCQCQILGEGIGFLPDYMVKEHVKTGVLVTKQIQNPRQDSHMLLATQHSATGLVTQWIRKEFMANGVLTELYSDLLKPIAN, from the coding sequence ATGAACTCTATTTTTACCGAAGAAAATTTATTGACCTATACCACCGCGGCTAAATTTGCCAGTTTTAGTAAAGCGGCCGAAGAACTTGGAATTACCACTTCCGCGGTGAGCTACACTATAAAACGTATCGAAACCTATTTAGATGTCGCACTGTTTATCCGCGATACCCGTAATATTGAATTGACCGAAGCGGGATACTATTTTTATCGCAAAGCCACCGACCTTCTGAATAATTTTCATCTCATCAAAAAAAGTATCGATTCCATTGAACAAGGGATTGAAGCCCGTGTTCGCATCTGTATCAATCAGTTGATCTACACCCCTTACCATACGGCAAAATTGCTGCAAATCTTGAAAAAGCAATTTGGTACCTGCCAGATAACTGTGACCACGGAAGTGTATAACGGTGTTTGGGATGCCATTATCAATAACCATGCGGATATTGCGATTGGGGCGCCAGGTACACTCATGGATGGTGGCGGGATTGATTACACCGAAATTGGTGCCATACACTGGCAATTTGCCATAGCGTCTAGTCACCCTTTAGCTTTAATGCCAGAGCCCATTGCCGAAAGCCAACTGCGCCTCTACCCAAATATTATGGTGGAAGATACCGCGCATACCATCAATAAACGCGTTGGATGGTTACTACACGGGCAAGAGGCGATTCAAGTGCCCGATTTCAATACCAAATGCCAGTGCCAAATCTTAGGTGAAGGGATCGGATTCTTACCCGACTATATGGTCAAAGAACATGTGAAAACCGGTGTCTTAGTCACTAAGCAAATACAAAACCCAAGGCAGGATTCTCACATGCTATTAGCCACCCAACACTCTGCGACAGGGCTAGTCACCCAATGGATCAGGAAAGAATTTATGGCAAATGGAGTCTTAACGGAACTTTACAGTGATTTGCTCAAGCCCATCGCCAATTAA
- a CDS encoding LysR family transcriptional regulator: MPFNSENLMIFLTVLDKGSFSAAARSLHKVPSAVSMAIANLEAELGFSLFERHTREPKPTEQALSLAPYARNIVDNLRQLNVFSRELTQGVESTLTIGVAEGVNPNVLVDALNTLSQRYPLMHVELITAPQDDILPLLHSERLQLAIAFGGLYVNAQEQFECIGYESLTATISTDYPSNKPNNALYIEDLVQTRQIIVASPHHPISDFRSIVSSHYWRTDSFTMALDLVKRGMGWGNLPASLIKTDLEAGLLKRLEFKNTPNGLVLPVHVVCLKGQVLKRGAQECIELLKTNMY; the protein is encoded by the coding sequence ATGCCATTTAATAGCGAAAACCTGATGATTTTTCTCACCGTGCTCGATAAAGGCTCTTTTTCCGCAGCGGCTAGATCGCTGCATAAAGTCCCTTCCGCGGTTAGCATGGCGATTGCCAACCTTGAAGCTGAACTTGGTTTTTCGCTGTTTGAGCGCCATACGCGAGAACCCAAACCTACAGAACAAGCGCTTTCCCTCGCCCCTTATGCCCGAAATATTGTGGATAACTTGCGTCAGTTGAATGTTTTCTCACGGGAACTTACCCAAGGCGTGGAAAGCACGCTCACGATCGGTGTGGCTGAAGGGGTTAATCCCAATGTGTTAGTTGATGCCTTGAATACACTGAGCCAACGTTACCCGTTGATGCATGTGGAGCTGATCACTGCGCCTCAAGACGATATTTTGCCGTTACTGCACAGCGAACGTCTTCAGCTAGCTATTGCCTTTGGTGGGTTATATGTCAATGCTCAGGAACAATTCGAATGTATTGGTTATGAATCATTAACAGCGACCATCAGCACCGATTACCCCTCTAATAAACCGAATAATGCGCTGTATATCGAAGATCTCGTTCAAACACGCCAAATTATTGTCGCGAGCCCTCACCATCCTATCAGTGATTTTCGCTCTATCGTTTCTAGCCATTATTGGCGCACAGATAGTTTCACGATGGCGTTAGATTTGGTTAAAAGAGGGATGGGTTGGGGAAATTTACCCGCTTCATTAATCAAAACTGACTTAGAGGCAGGTTTACTCAAGCGTTTAGAATTTAAAAACACCCCAAATGGCTTAGTGCTTCCTGTCCATGTCGTCTGTTTAAAAGGCCAAGTACTCAAACGTGGCGCTCAAGAGTGTATAGAGCTTTTAAAAACGAATATGTACTAA
- a CDS encoding PACE efflux transporter: MQGIKRKVVFITSYEVIGWMISSLALAFLSGNSAGTTGPLALVITTIAVTWNFIFNVAFEYWESKQKSRIRTFRRRFAHAVLFQLTLVVFLIPLIAWWLSISLWQALILDFALIIFIPIYTFFFNWAFDKIFGLPKSALAQEETTA, from the coding sequence ATGCAAGGTATTAAACGTAAAGTGGTTTTTATTACGAGCTACGAAGTCATTGGCTGGATGATTTCATCGTTGGCACTGGCTTTTCTTTCGGGGAATTCCGCGGGAACCACGGGGCCTTTAGCGCTGGTGATCACCACGATAGCGGTGACATGGAATTTTATTTTCAATGTGGCATTTGAATATTGGGAATCAAAGCAGAAATCAAGAATTAGAACATTTAGACGTCGTTTCGCCCATGCGGTGTTATTCCAGCTAACGCTGGTGGTATTTTTGATCCCACTGATTGCATGGTGGCTATCAATATCGCTCTGGCAGGCGCTTATTTTAGATTTTGCCCTGATTATCTTTATCCCGATTTATACCTTTTTCTTTAACTGGGCATTTGACAAAATTTTTGGGTTACCAAAATCCGCATTGGCGCAAGAAGAAACCACTGCATAA
- a CDS encoding heme ABC transporter ATP-binding protein, with protein MPNLLDARNLSYRINNRTLIDDISLSIQQNQMVVIIGPNGAGKSSLLKLLTGYTSPSQGECQLEGRPLPEWEPQNLAKKRAVMKQHSHLQFAFSVEDVVAMGRTPYGSEHKQHAIDIAMEQTHCTPLRHHDYRQLSGGEQQRVQLARVLAQLWQPEPTPACLFLDEPTSALDLYHQQHSLRLLHQLTRERPLGVCCVLHDLNLTALYADKVYLIHQGKLVVAGTPQEVLTTENLTRWYQADLGVQPHPETATPHVYLRH; from the coding sequence ATGCCCAATTTACTCGACGCTAGAAACCTCAGTTATCGTATTAATAACCGAACATTAATCGACGATATCAGTTTATCTATACAACAAAATCAAATGGTGGTGATCATTGGTCCTAATGGTGCCGGCAAATCCAGTTTATTGAAATTGCTCACAGGCTACACTTCTCCCTCTCAAGGTGAATGCCAGCTAGAAGGTCGCCCACTACCGGAATGGGAGCCTCAAAACCTGGCTAAAAAACGCGCTGTAATGAAACAACATAGTCATTTACAGTTTGCGTTCAGTGTTGAGGATGTTGTGGCAATGGGAAGAACACCTTACGGTTCTGAACATAAGCAGCACGCCATTGATATTGCTATGGAACAAACCCATTGCACCCCACTACGCCATCACGATTATCGCCAATTATCCGGTGGTGAACAGCAGCGTGTTCAACTTGCTCGAGTGTTAGCTCAGTTATGGCAACCAGAGCCAACGCCAGCCTGTTTATTTCTTGATGAGCCCACTTCAGCCCTTGATTTATATCACCAGCAACACAGTTTACGACTTTTGCATCAGCTTACCCGTGAAAGGCCGCTAGGAGTTTGTTGTGTACTGCATGATTTGAACCTCACCGCGCTCTATGCCGATAAAGTGTATCTTATTCATCAAGGGAAATTAGTGGTGGCTGGAACGCCACAAGAAGTGTTAACTACCGAGAATTTGACTCGATGGTATCAAGCTGATTTAGGGGTTCAGCCGCATCCTGAAACGGCAACCCCCCATGTGTATTTACGCCATTAA
- a CDS encoding FecCD family ABC transporter permease — translation MSRFKHPLFKILMLLVLLGAVTVAASTAGAINLPLKALWFAPSTDPDWQIWLTIRLPRVLLAILVGLALAVSGAMMQGLFRNPLADPSLLGISSGAALCVAAFIILPFSLPTLMLNYGHLGAAFVGSLAVSLIIFSLNRMSNGNLARLLLAGIAINALCMSLIGVLSYMSNDQQLRTFSLWMMGSLGNVNWTSLAIAASVIIPTCLLCLWQGNTLNILQLGDEDAHYLGINVERSKFILLFLSALLIGCAVAMSGVIGFIGLVVPHLIRMTLGPDHRWLIPGSAIVGACLLLAADTLARTLAVPAEIPVGLLTGLIGGPYFLWLILRQPAGRI, via the coding sequence ATGAGTCGTTTTAAGCACCCTTTATTTAAAATTCTGATGTTATTGGTGCTACTGGGGGCAGTCACGGTGGCTGCCTCTACCGCTGGCGCAATTAACTTACCTTTAAAAGCGCTTTGGTTTGCACCATCAACCGATCCTGACTGGCAAATTTGGCTCACTATTCGTCTACCAAGAGTGTTACTCGCCATTTTAGTGGGGCTGGCTTTAGCGGTTTCCGGTGCGATGATGCAAGGGCTATTTCGCAACCCTCTCGCCGACCCAAGTTTATTAGGGATCAGTAGCGGAGCTGCATTGTGTGTGGCCGCATTCATCATTTTACCGTTCTCCTTACCCACATTAATGCTCAACTACGGTCATCTGGGTGCAGCATTCGTTGGCAGTCTAGCGGTTTCGCTGATCATTTTTAGTCTCAATCGTATGTCTAATGGTAATTTGGCACGGCTGCTATTAGCAGGAATTGCCATCAATGCCCTGTGTATGTCGCTCATTGGGGTACTAAGTTATATGAGTAATGACCAACAATTACGCACATTTAGTTTGTGGATGATGGGGTCATTAGGCAATGTGAATTGGACATCGTTAGCAATTGCCGCCAGCGTGATTATCCCTACGTGCTTACTCTGCTTATGGCAGGGCAATACGCTAAATATTCTACAATTAGGGGATGAAGACGCGCACTATTTAGGGATAAATGTTGAGCGTAGTAAGTTTATTTTATTATTCCTAAGCGCTTTATTAATTGGCTGTGCCGTTGCCATGAGTGGTGTGATTGGCTTTATCGGGCTCGTTGTCCCTCACTTAATCCGTATGACATTGGGGCCAGATCATCGTTGGCTTATTCCTGGTTCTGCCATAGTGGGTGCTTGCTTACTCTTAGCAGCTGATACCCTTGCTCGCACTTTAGCCGTTCCCGCAGAAATCCCCGTGGGCTTATTAACGGGTTTGATTGGCGGCCCTTACTTTTTATGGCTCATACTGCGCCAACCTGCAGGAAGGATCTAA
- a CDS encoding hemin-degrading factor has protein sequence MNSALFERYQQAKADNKAKYARDLAAYLNVSEGELLHSRVGRDKAKRLSIDAPTLLTALEAVGPVKAITRNEYVVHEQVGRYENAKFSPHGGLILNPRALDLRMFFSHWDSIFVLTEEAKHGERHSIQFFDKHGDALHKVYTTDETDMDAWNALIEKYTTSENPLLAVEKVQPHHAQPISDELKQQLDQEWRNMTDVHQFFILLKKNNLSRQQVFRAVSDDLAWQVPNDSFNQLVNTAFADQNEIMIFVGNRGCVQIFTGKIKRLMPHQTEGSDIKWLNIFNPDFTLHMIENGVAECWVTRKPTEDGFVTSLEVFDDQGNQIAQMYGQRTEGTPEQEHWRQQVMSLPRI, from the coding sequence GTGAATTCAGCACTTTTCGAACGTTATCAACAAGCCAAAGCAGATAATAAAGCTAAGTATGCGAGAGATCTCGCCGCTTATCTGAATGTTTCTGAAGGGGAATTATTACATAGCCGTGTTGGGCGTGATAAGGCTAAACGCCTGAGCATTGATGCGCCAACGTTATTAACTGCTTTGGAAGCTGTCGGTCCAGTCAAGGCTATTACCCGTAATGAGTATGTGGTCCATGAGCAAGTCGGTCGCTATGAAAATGCTAAATTTAGCCCTCATGGTGGTTTAATTCTCAATCCACGCGCACTGGATTTGCGTATGTTTTTCTCTCATTGGGACAGCATTTTTGTGCTCACTGAAGAGGCAAAACACGGTGAACGCCATAGTATCCAATTCTTTGATAAACATGGCGATGCACTGCACAAAGTGTATACCACTGATGAAACCGATATGGATGCATGGAATGCGCTTATCGAAAAATACACCACCAGCGAAAACCCACTGTTAGCGGTTGAAAAAGTGCAGCCACATCACGCACAACCAATCAGCGATGAGCTAAAACAACAGCTTGACCAAGAGTGGCGCAATATGACGGATGTTCATCAATTTTTCATTTTATTGAAGAAGAATAACTTAAGCCGTCAACAAGTGTTCCGCGCAGTCAGTGATGATTTAGCTTGGCAGGTGCCAAATGATTCATTCAATCAGCTGGTTAATACTGCTTTCGCTGATCAAAACGAAATTATGATTTTCGTGGGTAACCGTGGATGTGTGCAGATTTTCACAGGCAAAATCAAACGTTTGATGCCACATCAAACTGAAGGTTCTGACATCAAATGGCTGAACATTTTCAACCCTGATTTCACCCTGCATATGATTGAAAATGGCGTTGCAGAATGTTGGGTCACTCGTAAACCAACGGAAGATGGATTCGTTACCAGCCTTGAAGTGTTTGATGACCAAGGCAACCAAATCGCACAAATGTACGGACAGCGCACTGAAGGGACGCCAGAGCAAGAACACTGGCGCCAGCAAGTCATGTCCCTGCCAAGAATCTAA
- a CDS encoding TonB-dependent hemoglobin/transferrin/lactoferrin family receptor, translating to MSQVLRLSVLASALLPLMATAQTEKSPTNNNHLTNSHHDVMTVYATGNERDSFNTPMMVTVIKNDSPETKTANNANDILRKVPGIALTGTSRTNGQDISMRGFDRRGILTLVDGVRQGTDTGHINGTFLDPALIKQVEIIRGPSALLYGSGAMGGVIAWETVNAKDLLREGQNQGFRVFTQGATGDHSFGFGGSAFGKTDDFDGLFSFVTKESGDVRLGGGEKMDNKETIANMLGKGTWQLDDAQTLSGQIRYYNNDAYEPKDPQQLATSKDNKQVNRTTRQRDLQATYQLNPDDNSWLNLKATPYYSDVNITSKGKESNYEGRSQKTYGIKLDNRSDIYELPLAAHNFTYGTEAYRQKQTPYAGTTQFPDAEITFAAGFIQDEITLKDLPVSFILGTRYDNYKSTAKGNKDVKEDQWSSKAAVSITPTDWSMLFASYSEAFRAPTMMEMYNDSLHFKGGPISNYWRPNPDLKPESTRTAEYGFGLRFDDLLMARDNLRFKASYFDTKAKDYINTYVNTDRVNWNNNYTTSINTKRAKIWGTDVSLDYTTDYFAWGLAYNHTVGVNEYTGKAIESIKPDSLTSNLSVPIADSGFSVGWLGEFTTHTDFDKTSKLKQQPGYAVHDFYLNYQGNGSLQGLGTSVVLGNAFDKEYYSSLGIPQDGRNAKLLVSFQW from the coding sequence ATGTCTCAAGTATTACGCTTATCTGTGCTGGCGAGTGCCTTGCTGCCTCTAATGGCAACCGCACAGACTGAAAAATCTCCAACTAACAATAATCATTTAACTAACAGTCACCACGATGTGATGACGGTTTATGCCACGGGTAATGAGCGAGATAGCTTTAATACGCCGATGATGGTTACCGTCATTAAAAATGATTCACCAGAAACCAAAACAGCCAACAATGCTAACGATATTTTGCGCAAAGTGCCGGGTATTGCACTCACGGGAACTAGCCGCACTAACGGCCAAGATATCAGCATGCGCGGTTTTGACCGTCGTGGAATTTTGACGCTCGTCGATGGCGTTCGCCAAGGTACAGATACTGGGCACATTAACGGCACATTTCTTGACCCTGCGCTTATCAAACAAGTAGAAATTATTCGTGGTCCGTCCGCGCTTTTATACGGCAGCGGCGCTATGGGTGGCGTGATTGCTTGGGAAACCGTGAATGCGAAAGATTTACTGCGTGAAGGTCAAAACCAAGGTTTCCGTGTCTTTACTCAAGGCGCAACAGGGGATCACAGCTTTGGCTTTGGCGGCTCCGCTTTTGGTAAAACCGATGACTTTGACGGCCTATTCAGCTTTGTGACGAAAGAAAGCGGTGATGTTCGTCTTGGCGGCGGCGAAAAAATGGATAACAAAGAAACCATTGCCAATATGCTCGGTAAAGGAACATGGCAGCTGGATGATGCACAAACCCTGTCTGGGCAGATTCGTTATTACAATAATGATGCCTATGAGCCAAAAGACCCGCAACAACTCGCCACCAGCAAAGATAATAAACAGGTTAACCGCACGACGCGTCAGCGTGACTTGCAAGCCACCTATCAGTTAAATCCAGACGATAATTCATGGCTCAATTTAAAAGCGACTCCGTATTACTCTGATGTGAATATCACATCCAAAGGGAAAGAGTCTAACTACGAAGGTCGCAGCCAAAAAACGTATGGTATCAAGTTGGATAACCGCTCCGATATCTATGAGTTACCACTCGCTGCACATAACTTCACCTACGGTACTGAAGCATATCGACAAAAACAGACCCCTTACGCTGGCACCACTCAGTTCCCTGATGCAGAGATCACCTTTGCCGCTGGCTTTATTCAGGATGAAATCACCTTAAAAGATTTACCTGTTTCCTTCATTTTGGGTACCCGCTATGACAACTACAAGTCCACCGCTAAGGGCAATAAAGATGTCAAAGAAGATCAATGGTCATCAAAAGCGGCGGTGAGCATCACGCCAACCGATTGGTCAATGCTGTTTGCGTCATACTCTGAAGCCTTCCGTGCCCCAACGATGATGGAGATGTACAACGATTCTCTTCACTTCAAAGGCGGCCCTATTTCCAACTATTGGCGCCCTAACCCAGACTTAAAACCTGAATCCACACGTACTGCGGAATATGGTTTTGGTTTACGTTTTGATGACTTACTTATGGCTCGCGATAACCTGCGCTTCAAAGCCAGCTATTTCGATACGAAAGCCAAAGATTACATTAACACCTACGTCAATACAGACCGTGTTAACTGGAATAATAACTACACCACATCCATCAATACCAAGCGTGCCAAAATTTGGGGAACGGATGTGTCATTGGATTACACCACCGACTACTTTGCGTGGGGGCTCGCTTATAACCACACAGTCGGCGTCAATGAATATACTGGCAAAGCCATTGAATCCATTAAACCAGACTCGCTTACCAGCAACCTCTCCGTTCCTATTGCGGACAGCGGTTTCTCTGTAGGTTGGTTAGGTGAGTTCACTACCCATACAGATTTCGATAAAACATCCAAATTGAAGCAACAGCCGGGCTATGCCGTTCATGATTTCTATCTAAATTATCAAGGAAATGGAAGTCTTCAAGGGTTAGGTACCAGTGTTGTTTTAGGAAATGCTTTTGACAAAGAGTATTACTCCTCTCTGGGGATTCCCCAAGATGGTCGTAATGCTAAGCTGCTCGTCAGCTTCCAATGGTAA